The Sorangiineae bacterium MSr11954 DNA segment CCGACGCCACGGATCTGAGCCCGCTCGATGCATCCATCTTCGTCGACGATCAAGTCGGCCAGGCGCTCGATCGCACGGCGCGCGAACAAGCGGCGGCCATGCAAGGCGACGGCGAGATCCCCGATGGGCTCAACGCCGAGACGTTGGTGGCCGACGCCATGGCGGAGCTCACGGGCTTCGGTCCCATCGGCGCCCTCATCGACGACGACGAGGTGAGCGAGATCCACTGCCTGCGCTACGATCACGTGCTGGCCGTGCGCGCGGGGGCCTTCGTGGCCTCCGATGCACCGCTCACCAGCGATGAAGCGCTCCGCCGCATCATCTGGCGCCTCGTTCAAAAGTCGGACGAGCCGCCGCGCCATGGCGAGAGCATCATCGAGCGAAGGCTGTCGCGCAGCGCGAGCATGTTGGCCCTGGTGCCCCCGGCATCTTCGGGGCACGCGCTGGTGGTGCGAAAGCGCCGCCGGCTCGAGCTGACCCTCGACGACTTCGTGCGCCTCGGCGGCCTGTCGCGCGCCATGGCGACCTTCCTCGAGAATTGCTTGCAGGCCCACGCCAATGTGCTGGTCTGCGGAGCGAACAGCCTGGCCGCCGCCTCGTTCTTGGCGGCGCTCACCTCCGCGAGCCCCGCGGGGGAGCGCATTTGCGTGCTGCAGGAGGTCGACGAGGTGTTCGTCCCCACCGCGCACGTCGTATCCATCGCGCTCCCCGACGTCCACGGGCGCGGTGAAGAAGCCGTGCGCGCGGCCGCGCGGATGCGTCCCGATCGCATCGTGGTGACCAACTTGGCCGGCGGCGTCGCCACCAGCACGGTGGAGGCCATCGCCGAAGGTGCCGAAGGCGTGCTCGCCGCGACCGTCGCGCCCTCGCTTCGCCAAGGGCTCTCGCGGCTGGCTGCGCAAGTGATCCTCTCGCGCCCCGGGACGAGCCTCGAGGCCGCGCGCGAGCTGGTGAGCGAGACCTTCGACATCGCCATCGAGGTCGCGCCCATGGCCGATGGTCGCTACCGCCTGGTGCGCCTGTCGGAGCTCTCGGGCGCCGACGCCAAGGGCATCACCGTGCGCGATCTCTTCGCGCCTGCCGAGGGCGGAGACGGCTCCTTTGCCGCCACCGGCGTGGTTCCGCGGGTGGTGGGCGAGTTTGCCCATCGCGGCGTCAAGGTCGATCCCAATCTCTTCAAGCGCGCCGCGTCACGCGGTTAGCCATCCAATTCGAATAAGGTAAGGGGGGAGCGTTCATGCAGGCGACGCGCGTGGCGGTGGTTCTTCTCGGCGGCATCGTCTTCGCGACGGGCGCTGTCTTCGTGGCCTGCGGCGGAGACGATTCGTCGCCCACCTCGCCGGGCAACGATGGCGGGACCGACACGACCACCCGCCCGGACACCGGCGGCAGCCCGAACGACGCAGGCGGCCCCCGCGACGCGCGCGCCTCCGATCCGCAAAGGGTGGCGTGCGGCAGCCAAACCTGCGACACCGATCAGCAGATCTGCTGTCGCCGGCTCGATGGGGGCGACTCGTGCATCGGTGAGACCGGCCCCGAGTGCGATGGCATCGAGGTGGCTTGCGACGAGCGCGCCGACTGCACCGATCCGGCGAACCCGATCTGCTGCGGCGCGGTGACCCTGAGCGGCGACTTCAGCGTGGAGTGCCAAGCCACCTGCGGGTCGGCCGCCAGCCGTCAGATTTGCAAGTCGGACGTCGAGTGCGGCGATGGGGGCAGCTGCATCACGCAGAGGTGCCGCGGCGTCGACATCTCCACGTGCGGCGGTATCCCGCAGGCGCTCTGCAACGACGAGACGGACAACTAAGTCGCTCAGTACACGCCGTCGGACACCGGCAGACGAAAGAACGGGCCGGTGAGGCCGACGCGCTCGAAGATGGCCTGCGCCTCTTGGAGGGTCCACTTGCGCCAGTCGCGATCGAGGTGATGGCCGTACCACGCGCGCGCCAGATCGAGCGCTTGCGCGACGGGCACCACCGCGCCTTGGGCGATTCGGTGGCGCTCGCACCAGCGTTCCACGTCTGCGGCGGAGCGGAAGGGGAGCACCGTCGAGCAAAAGTGAACGACATTCGCCCAGGCGTCGCGCAGCGGCACCGCGAAGTGCACGCCGAGCGACGATGAATCCTCCGCCACGGCGCCGTCGTGGAGCTGGATCTGCACGGGCTCGTGCTCGCCGCCGATCCGCGCATGAATGGTCGCGTTGGGGGCCGCGAGCACGGCGACGCCCAGCGCGCACCACATGCACGGGGCCCACCAGCCGCGCTCGCCCTCCGCGACCCACACCGCCGTGGGCGAGGCCGAGAAAGGATGCGCGATCCACACGTCGAGCGAGCCCGGATGCAGCACGAGGCCATGGCCATCGTGCAGCCGGCGAAGGGTCGCCGCCACTTGCTCCGAGGTCGCGCCAAGGTCCGCTGCAATCTCCCACGCGGTCGACGGGTACCCGCGCCGGACGAACGAATCGATCACGTGATGATGAACGCGGTCTTCCACGGGGAGAGCTTAGGTGCAGCTCGCGGCCGCTTCAAGGTGGTGCGCTCTCGCTCCAATTGGCGACGTCGTCGCGGAGCGACGCGTGCGCGCCGCACCACGTCAACGATCCCGGTCGGCGTGAGCGCCGAGAGCGCGCGGCGTGCACCGTCAACCATCCGCGCCGGGAGCTCGTGGCGCGCTCCGTCCATGATCACGGATCGGCCCCGAGCGCCGAGAGCTCGCTCTCCGCCTGCTCCCACTCCACGAGCAAGGTTTCGAGCTTCCCATCGAGCTCCACGTTCTCGCGCTCCAAGCGATCCACCTCGTCCTTCGCGGTGCGCTCGAAAAATCCCGGCTCCGCGTACAGCGCGAGGATGACCTTCTTGCGCTCCTCGGCCGCCGCGATGGCCGCGAGCAGACGGTCGCGCCGGTTGGTGAGCGCGTTGCGCTGGCTCCTTCGCCGGCGCTGCTCTTCCCATGCGAGCGCGTTGGTGCTCGCGCCGCCATCGCGGGGCTCCTCGGCGGCGGCGGCCTTGGTCTTGCGAACGACGGCGTCGGCGTCCAAGTGATCGTCGCCCAGGGCGGCCAGGTATTCGTCGTAGGTGCCTGGAAAGTCGCGGAGCCCCTCGGCGGTGACCTCCACGATGCGCGTGGCCACCCGCGAGACGAAGTGGCGATCGTGCGACACGAACAGCACCGTCCCATCGAACGCGGCGAGCCCCTCCACCAGCGCGGCGATGGCCTCGAGATCGAGGTGGTTCGTCGGCTCGTCGAGCACCAGCACATTGGGCTTTTCGGTGATGACCCGCGCGAACACCAAGCGGGCCGCCTCGCCCCCCGAGAGCATCCCGATGCGCTTGTCGACGTCCTCGCCCGAGAAGAGCATCCGCCCGAGCTGCCCGCGAACATAGCTGGTGGCCTCCGACGGGCACGTGTTCCACAGGTAATCGAGCGCGCTCACCTGGGGATCGGGGAGCATCTCGTGATGATCCTGCGGAAAGTAACCGACCTTCGCCTCGTGCCCGAGCTTCACGCTCCCGCCGTCGGCGTCCAGCCGCGCCATCACGATCTTGAGCAAGGTGGACTTCCCGAGCCCGTTCGCGCCGATGATGCCCACCTTCTCGCCGCGCCGCACCGTGAGCGAGACATCGCGCAGCACCTGCTTCGTCCCGTACGCCTTCGAGATCTGGCTCACCGAGAGCACATCGCGGCCGCTGGGGCGCTCGGGCTCGAAGCGAAAAAAGGGCGTGCGGCGCGAGCTCGCCTTGAGCTCTTCGACCTCGATCTTTTCGATTTGCTTCAAGCGACTCTGCGCTTGCCGCGCCTTGGTGGCCTTGTAGCGGAATCGCTCGACGAAGGCGCGCTTGTGGGCGATCTCCTTCTCCGCCTGGGCGATCTCCGCTTCTTTTCGCTCGCGCGTCTGCTCCTTCTCCGCCACGAACGCCGCGTAGTTGCCGACGTAGGGCGTGATGGTCTCGTAGTCGACGTCGAGGATGTGGGTGGCCACGTTGTCGAGGAAACGTTGGTCGTGCGAAATGACCAGCGCCACCCCGCGGTAGGCCGCGAGGAACTTCTCGAGCCAGCGGATCGAGAGGATGTCGAGGTGGTTCGTCGGCTCGTCGAGGAGAAGCACGTCGGGCCCGCCGACCAGCACTTGCGCGAGCAGCACGCGCAGCTTGAAGCCGCCGGACAAGGTGGAGAGCGGCCTTCGATGCGCCGCCATGGGAATGCCGAGGCCCTCCAGGATGGCGGTGGCCCGCGCCTCCAAGGTGTAGCCATCCGCGTGGGCGAGCGCCTCCTCCAAGTCGGCCAGGCGCGCGGGATCGCCCTCGCCGTGATCGATGATGCGCGCGCGCTCCTGGAGCATCGTCCAGACGGACGCGTCGCCCATCATGGCCAGATCCAGGATGATCTGCGCGTCGTCCAGGAAGTGATCCTGCCGGAGCACGCCCACGCGCGAGCGCGCCGGCATGGTGGCGCTGCCGTCGGTGGCCGGCTCGTCGCCCGCGAGGACCTTGAGGAAGGTGGTCTTCCCCGAGCCGTTGGCGCCGACCAGCCCATAACGCGATCCGGCGTTGAGCTTGAGCGTGACCTCTTCGAAGAGGGTGCGCCCCCCGTACGATTTGCCCAGTCGTGACGTGATGATCATGTGTGGCGGCCGGCAGCCTAAATCATGGCAGGCCTTCCTGCATCAAGCTGTCCCGCTCGAGCACGGAACAATAGTCGCCCACGGGCTCGCGCACCCAATACGCGCCGGTGGCAGCGCGCTCGGCCGTGGTCGTAAACCGGTACGATTCGAGGCGGCTGCGCACGAACCGCGGCGGGTTGCCCTCGAAGGGATCGCGCTCCAAAAGATCGAGGACGGCGGGGGAGCCCTGGAGCAGCCGCACGGCAAAGGCGATGTAGGCGATCTCGTTGCTGCAATCCTCCGACAGCGCGAAGAACCACATCTGCCAATCGAGCCGCGGCATGTGCAGCGGCGCAAAGCGCGGTGCCCGATTTGGATCGCCCGGCTTGTACTTGAAGGCGTACGTGCGCCACGCCACACCATCGTGGCTTCCCTCGACGACGATCTCGTTCCGGCTCGTGGTCATCACCGCGAAGAGCCCATACGTGTGCACCAGCGAAAGCGGCGCGACCGCCCGCGCCACCGCGCGAAACAGCGCCGGCTCCTCGCCCCACCCGCGCACCGCGTACCAGGTGCGCTCCGCGCTGAAAACGAGGAGCGCCGTGGCCGCGATGGCCGCGAATGACAGGCGCCTTCGCGCGGGGGCGCGTACCGCGGCGGGCAACAGGCTGGATTCCCGCACCGGCGCGAGCTTCTGCGCGAGGCGGGGGGCGAAACGGGAGAGCACGGCGAGCAGCTGTGCGTCGTCGAGGAGCAGCACCGCGAGCGCCGTGGCGAGCAGGTTGAAGAAGCCGTAGTTGCCGGTGGCGGCGATGAGCGCTTGCAGGAGCACGAATCCGATGAACGCAAGCCATCGACCGCGCCGCGGAATGAAGATGAGCAGCGGGAGATAAAGCTCGATGAGGAACACCCCGCGCGCCGAGAGCGTGTGGACCCAGGGCGGCAGCTTGTCCACGTACCAGCTGGTCCACGTGGGGAGCGGCTGCGTCCAATAATGGAACTGCAGGGCCGTGAGATCGCGCCAGCTGGGATCGTGGCTGAGGCGCTTGACCGCGCCGGAGAGGAACATCAGCTTGAAGACGAGGAAGCGCAAAAGCCAGAGCGCCATACGTCCTGGGGGGCGTGCGGCATCGAGCGAGGGGCGAATGCGCCGCCACGGTGCCAGAAGGAGCGCGGCCGCGCAGGTCTCGAGGAGGAGCGCGTCCCATTGGTACGAGAGGAAGGGCCCCGAGACGTGGGCGAGCAAAAGGTAGAGGAGCCACGCGACCAGCAACGCCCAGCCCGTGGCCACATCGAGGGCGACCAACGCCGACGCCGCCGCCCCCGTCCAGGCAATGCCGACGAGCGTGCCGTCGCGCATCCCGTTGCCAAGGTGGGGCCATGGGAGCTCGGTCGCGGGCACGATGCCTTGCGCGCCGATGAGACCTGGAATTTGCACGGCCAGCGAGGCAAAGGCCGCGAAGGCGCAGACACCGAGGAGGCGAAGGAAGATCCACCGCGTGAGGACGAGGGTGGCGGGGCGCACATCGCGCCCGATGAACAACGTCGTGAGCCACGAGGCGGCAGCGCGATGCGCGGCGACCCACGCGTAAACGGCTTCGCTGGCGCGTGCAAAGCCCGGTGATCCGGCATAAAGCATGGCCATCCAGCGGGAGCCTGGGGCGTGCGCCAGGGCGCGAAAAATGGCGTGTGCACCGCGGTAAACCGTTCCATCCACGTCCACCAAGTGCACGGCGGAGCGAAACGCATCTTCGTCGATGTGGGGGAGCGGGTCGGTGCCGGCGGAGCGAGATGCGTCTTCGTCGATGTGGGTGAGCGGGTCGGTGCCGGCGGAGCGAGACGCGTCTTCGGCGATGTGGGTGAGCGGGTCGGTGCCGGCGGAGCGAGACGCGTCTTCGTCGATATGGGCGAGCGGGTCGGGCCCGGCGGAGCGAGATGCGTCTTCGTCGATGTGGGGGCGCGGATCGGTGCCGGCAGGGCGAGATGCGTCTTCGGCGGTGTCGGAGAGGTGTTCGGACGTGCGCGGTGGCGCCTCGGTCTGATGGCTGTCGTATGGCTCCTTCGACGGCTCGTCGCGACCGGTGCTCGACCGAGCCACCTCTTGGTACGGCAGATAGTCCACGGCCGTGCCCGTTCGGAGGCGGAAGCGCGCGATCCATCGTTTGCAGAAGCCGCAATCGCCGTCGTAGACGACGAGCGGTCGCGCGCGCTCCTCGTGCAGCTCCGGGTGCACCTGTCGACTGTCCTTCATTTCCACCAGGCTCGCAAGGTGCGGATCGTGTATTGCCTCGCTTCATGACGCTCTCGCCGCGTGCCGCCGCCTTCACCAGCATCGCGCTGGCGCTGGTCTACGGCGTCATCCTGGCCGTGCTCAAATGGGTTCCGCGCTACGACTGCATGGTCGCGATGCTCATGCTGGCGGCCGTGTTTCGGCTGCTCGACGGAAACCCCCGCCGTGCGCTGGCCCTTCATGCCATCACGCAGATTTTGCTCGTCTCGTTTCTCGTGCACCTCTGGACGTTGGGCTACGAGGGACGAAACGCGATCGTGGGCGGCATTTTGCCGGTGAGCGATTCCAATGGGTACTACGATGACGCGCTCCGGCTCGTGTTCGGCGAGCGCTTTTTGGAGCACTCGTCGAAGCGCCCTCTGTTTGCCACCGTGCTCGCAGGGTTTTTGCGGCTCTCGGGGAGCAGCCTTCGCGTCGCCCTTCTTCTATTTGCCCTCGCCAGCGCGTGGGCGGTGGCGCGCGCATCGCTCGAGGTGTGGAGGACCCATGGGGCGAAGAGCGCCTTCGTCGTCTATGCGATTCTCTTCTTCTTCGAGCGACGCTGGACGGGGTTCATTCAAACCGAGCAGCTCGGGCTTCCGCTCGGCGTCATCGGCTTCGTGCTCTTCTGGCGCGCCCATGCACGCGATGCGCGCGGCACGCCTGGGCGCGAGCGCGAGTGGCTCGTTTATGCCGGGCTCTCGGCCATTTCCTTGGCGCTGATGGCGCGGGCCGGCGCCTTTTTCGTGCTCCCCGCGCTCCTCTGGTGGGCGGCGCGTCCATTCTCTGGCAAGGAGCGGCTTCGCGTGCTCGCGATGGGGTCGGCCGCCGCGCTGGCACCGTATGCCGTGCACTCCGCGGTGCTGCACTTCGTTGGAAATGGCGTAACGTTCTCCGACTATCCGGCCATCTTTTACGGGCTCGTTCACGGGGAAGACTACACGTACCTGTTTCAGACGCACCCCACGCTCGCAGAGCTCCCCGTTTCGGATCGGGTGGCCGCCACGTGGAAGATCGTCTTCGACGAGGCGCGCGCGGAGCCCCTGCAGGTGCTCGCGGGGTTCGTCAAGTCGGGTGCGGGGCTCTTCACGTCGCCCTACGGCATGTTCAGCTATGTGTGGACCAACCCCGACGACCTCGCCCTCGAAGACGCCGCCGCCGTGCGCGCGGCCATGGCGAGCGATGGCCTCCTCGGGCCGCTGCTCCTCTGGCGGCGCACCTTTGGGATCTACAGCTTGCTGAACGCCGGCGCGATGGGGCTCCTCGGCGGCGCGTTCGTTCTCGGCGCGCTCTACGCGCTCTATGTCGTGTTCGTGCGGGCGCGCCGCGATCCGGAGCTCTCGCTCCTTCGTCACGCCATGGCGGGCGTGCTCCTCTCGGCGCCGTTTACGCCGCCCTGGATCACGTCGGGGCAGCAGGTGCAAACGGCGACCCTCGCCTTCGTCGCGGCGCTCCCGGCCGTGATCCTCGGGTCGCGCCGCACATGGCCGGACGGCGCGTCGCCTCGCACCTCGGCGGACGCACAGCGCGGTGCCGCGCCCAACGACGCACGGCGGTCGCGCGATCCGCTGATCTACGTGCCCGCGGTGTTCGTCGGAGTCGTCGCGTCGATCGTGGCATGGATGCGCCTTTGGCCGGAGCGCCTCCCCGTGTGCGCGGCGCCGGGCGAGCACCTGGTGCTGCCGTTCGAAGGAACCGCCGTGGAGGTCGAGCCCGAGCGCAGCTTGCGCTTTCGCGGCAAGGCTATCTCCGATCTTCGTTTTTCGCTCGGCTACTTGGGAAAGCACAACCCCGAGATCGCCGACTCCGTCTCGCCGTACGTGCAGGCGGGCACCGTCTATGTCTCCGTGTTCGACGCCTGCGACGCGCGCGCCAAAATCGTGATCGACGATGCCCACCGCGTCGAGCTCGCGCCCTCCTGGCGCAAGCTCGAGGCAACGCCGTTGGCCTCACCGAGGGTCCTTCATGCTGCGAGCACATCGGAACGAGCGCCATGAGCCGTAAGCTCAAAATACGGCTCTTCGTCTATTCGACCCTGGCGTGCGCCCTCCTCGGCGCCATCGCATGGTGCACGGTCATGCCGGGTCGAAGCTTTCGCGGAGCGTTGCCGCCCCCGAGCGAAGGGCAGGCGCGCCTGGCGGCCGATCTCGAGCGCGACGTCGCCTTTCTGGCCGGCACCATCGGCGCGCGAAATACCGGTAGGCCCGGCACCTTGGACCAGAGCGCGGCCTACCTCGAGTCGCAGCTCGCCTCCGCGGGGTACGTTCCCAAGCGCTTCTCCTTCGACTCGGGCGGCACCTTGGTGCGGAACATCGAGGTCGCACGCGACGGAGAAGCCGAGAGGGGCGAGCCAGGCCGCTCTCCGCAAATCGTGGTCGTGGGCGCCCACTAC contains these protein-coding regions:
- the tadA gene encoding Flp pilus assembly complex ATPase component TadA yields the protein MFSIVISEKGGSERKESFDKNEINVGRVQGNDLMLPKGNVSKHHARLLYRDGRFIVTDLKSTNGTYVNGRKIAQATIVREGDKIYIGDFVLRLITSEEAALVAAANDGAGPPPGAVNNLGGGRPQGMPPLPAETSLPPFGAPPPGLDAGSPNDIGAPPPPGLPPSPAAAPPGLPPPHLGAPPPPGLPGLAPSPFDAMPRENELGGPPPPPPGLPPQGPGLSALAGPTPHAGAVPPASPFGLGSGPAPGGNLPGLAPPAPAAPGSGGGGAVAAQSGGVSTSTSGMARFPAPARLPNTLASGASPVPAQARGSAPGTAPIPSTSGPSLARTPVGGGPAIAPPGQQVPLPRPSGPGSGAPSRLPPRETPAQAAKRLALVTLIDRIADATDLSPLDASIFVDDQVGQALDRTAREQAAAMQGDGEIPDGLNAETLVADAMAELTGFGPIGALIDDDEVSEIHCLRYDHVLAVRAGAFVASDAPLTSDEALRRIIWRLVQKSDEPPRHGESIIERRLSRSASMLALVPPASSGHALVVRKRRRLELTLDDFVRLGGLSRAMATFLENCLQAHANVLVCGANSLAAASFLAALTSASPAGERICVLQEVDEVFVPTAHVVSIALPDVHGRGEEAVRAAARMRPDRIVVTNLAGGVATSTVEAIAEGAEGVLAATVAPSLRQGLSRLAAQVILSRPGTSLEAARELVSETFDIAIEVAPMADGRYRLVRLSELSGADAKGITVRDLFAPAEGGDGSFAATGVVPRVVGEFAHRGVKVDPNLFKRAASRG
- a CDS encoding alkylmercury lyase family protein produces the protein MEDRVHHHVIDSFVRRGYPSTAWEIAADLGATSEQVAATLRRLHDGHGLVLHPGSLDVWIAHPFSASPTAVWVAEGERGWWAPCMWCALGVAVLAAPNATIHARIGGEHEPVQIQLHDGAVAEDSSSLGVHFAVPLRDAWANVVHFCSTVLPFRSAADVERWCERHRIAQGAVVPVAQALDLARAWYGHHLDRDWRKWTLQEAQAIFERVGLTGPFFRLPVSDGVY
- a CDS encoding ATP-binding cassette domain-containing protein, giving the protein MIITSRLGKSYGGRTLFEEVTLKLNAGSRYGLVGANGSGKTTFLKVLAGDEPATDGSATMPARSRVGVLRQDHFLDDAQIILDLAMMGDASVWTMLQERARIIDHGEGDPARLADLEEALAHADGYTLEARATAILEGLGIPMAAHRRPLSTLSGGFKLRVLLAQVLVGGPDVLLLDEPTNHLDILSIRWLEKFLAAYRGVALVISHDQRFLDNVATHILDVDYETITPYVGNYAAFVAEKEQTRERKEAEIAQAEKEIAHKRAFVERFRYKATKARQAQSRLKQIEKIEVEELKASSRRTPFFRFEPERPSGRDVLSVSQISKAYGTKQVLRDVSLTVRRGEKVGIIGANGLGKSTLLKIVMARLDADGGSVKLGHEAKVGYFPQDHHEMLPDPQVSALDYLWNTCPSEATSYVRGQLGRMLFSGEDVDKRIGMLSGGEAARLVFARVITEKPNVLVLDEPTNHLDLEAIAALVEGLAAFDGTVLFVSHDRHFVSRVATRIVEVTAEGLRDFPGTYDEYLAALGDDHLDADAVVRKTKAAAAEEPRDGGASTNALAWEEQRRRRSQRNALTNRRDRLLAAIAAAEERKKVILALYAEPGFFERTAKDEVDRLERENVELDGKLETLLVEWEQAESELSALGADP
- a CDS encoding lipase maturation factor family protein translates to MKDSRQVHPELHEERARPLVVYDGDCGFCKRWIARFRLRTGTAVDYLPYQEVARSSTGRDEPSKEPYDSHQTEAPPRTSEHLSDTAEDASRPAGTDPRPHIDEDASRSAGPDPLAHIDEDASRSAGTDPLTHIAEDASRSAGTDPLTHIDEDASRSAGTDPLPHIDEDAFRSAVHLVDVDGTVYRGAHAIFRALAHAPGSRWMAMLYAGSPGFARASEAVYAWVAAHRAAASWLTTLFIGRDVRPATLVLTRWIFLRLLGVCAFAAFASLAVQIPGLIGAQGIVPATELPWPHLGNGMRDGTLVGIAWTGAAASALVALDVATGWALLVAWLLYLLLAHVSGPFLSYQWDALLLETCAAALLLAPWRRIRPSLDAARPPGRMALWLLRFLVFKLMFLSGAVKRLSHDPSWRDLTALQFHYWTQPLPTWTSWYVDKLPPWVHTLSARGVFLIELYLPLLIFIPRRGRWLAFIGFVLLQALIAATGNYGFFNLLATALAVLLLDDAQLLAVLSRFAPRLAQKLAPVRESSLLPAAVRAPARRRLSFAAIAATALLVFSAERTWYAVRGWGEEPALFRAVARAVAPLSLVHTYGLFAVMTTSRNEIVVEGSHDGVAWRTYAFKYKPGDPNRAPRFAPLHMPRLDWQMWFFALSEDCSNEIAYIAFAVRLLQGSPAVLDLLERDPFEGNPPRFVRSRLESYRFTTTAERAATGAYWVREPVGDYCSVLERDSLMQEGLP